tctgtctgtccgtgtgtgtgtctgacctgctggtggaCCTTGCTGGGGGCTATGGTGACATTGTGCAGGTCAGAAGCGTTACAGTCAGAGATGCTGGCACAGCAGCTGGGTGGGATGCCGTTGTTAGGGAACCAGATACTGGACAACCAGCTGGTGTAGTTCAACACACCACAGCATTTcaactggagggagagaggggggatggagagagagcgatagagggaggggagagagagagagagggaagagagagagaaagagagagagagggggaggtcggAGAGAGAGATTTATCACAGTCCGTTTTTAATCACAACCCTAATTTGGCTGTCAAAATGACCGTCACTCACACTGCGCTGCACATTGTCCACAGCCAGGCTCCTCTCGTCCTGGGAATTGTAGTTCTTCACTGCCTCACTGAAGGTCCTCTGAAAGGTTCCCTTTATCTGGGAACACAAACACAAAGTTCTTGTTGTGTTCATAGCTTCTTCTGTTGTGAACAGATGGACACTCTGACTGATGAATtctgcccactgggcacacactggttgaatcaacattgtttccacgtcagtTCAACATAATTACGTTGAactaacgtggaatagacgttgaattgacatctgtgccaaGTGGGTGGGTACTCATGATCCTGTGGGTGAGTGCCAGAGGCAGGTATGGCAGGGCCACCTACCTCATGACGAAAGACAAAGCCGGAGATGCCAGCCACAAGCTCTGCCAGGAAGATCAGGGACAGGAACATGGCATACTGCAGAGAGATGGCACACAGGGCGCCACAAAACGGACACTGAGTTACTGTGTATATTTTGCAGACTTTCTCACCCTTTACTCACAATAAGATTCTCGAAACACTGCAAGGAACGTTGAATGACAGTAGGAAAGGAAGACATTTTTAGAAGGAAATGAATCAAAAGcgaaacaaagacagaaacaaacccactgggcacacactggttgaattccacgtcatttcaatgataTTACTTTGAACAAATGTGGAACAGATGTTGAATTCTGTTTCTTCCCCAGTGGGAAGAAATAGACAAATTTCAGTTACTCGGATGACAACTTCTCCTAGGTCTCACCAGCTTCTCCTAGCTCTCCCCAACTCCTCTAGCTCTCACCAACTTCTCGTAGCTCTCATCAACTTCTCCTAGCTCTCACCAACTTCTCCTAACTCTCACCAACTTCTCCTAGCTCTCACCAACTTCTCCTAGCTCTCAACAACTTCTCCTAGCTCTCAACAACTTCTCCTAGCTCTCACCAACTTCTCCTAGCTCTCACCAACTTCTCCTAGCTGTCATAATTTTCTCCTAGCTCTCATAATATTATCCTAGCTCCCATCAACTTCTCCTAGCTCTCATCAACTTCTCCTAGCTCTCATCAACTTCTCCTAGCTCTCATCAACTTCTCCTAGCTCTCATCAACTTCTCCTAGCTCTCGCCAACCTATCTTAGCTCTCGCCAACTTCTCCTAGCTTTCGCCAACTTCTCCTAGCTCTCATCAACTTCTCCTAGCTCTCATCAACTTCTCCTAGCTCTCATCAACTTCTCCTAGCCTTCATCAACTTCTCCTAGCCTTCATCAACTTCTCCTAGCTCTCATCAACTTCTCCTAGCTCTCACCAACTTCTCCTAGCTCTCACCAGCTTGAGCATCCATGGGCTCCCGCGGCAGGTAGCGAAGCATCCAAACAGTCCGAACACGATGATGCATGTTCCGGTGCCGATGAGAACATAAGGAGCGTTGGTGGAGCTGTCAGCGATGATAGATATGTACGCACCCAGCATAAACTTTCCCCATAGTCCCACAGCCAAGAGGATCG
This genomic window from Oncorhynchus nerka isolate Pitt River linkage group LG2, Oner_Uvic_2.0, whole genome shotgun sequence contains:
- the LOC115119080 gene encoding tetraspanin-7-like; the protein is MASRRMETKPVITCLKTLLVVYSFVFWITGAILLAVGLWGKFMLGAYISIIADSSTNAPYVLIGTGTCIIVFGLFGCFATCRGSPWMLKLYAMFLSLIFLAELVAGISGFVFRHEIKGTFQRTFSEAVKNYNSQDERSLAVDNVQRSLKCCGVLNYTSWLSSIWFPNNGIPPSCCASISDCNASDLHNVTIAPSKVHQQGCYELVTDFIETNMGIIAGVTFGIAVSQSIGMLLACCLSRLITANQYEMV